The following DNA comes from Salvelinus sp. IW2-2015 linkage group LG1, ASM291031v2, whole genome shotgun sequence.
GGACCAGCGGGTGACACAGTCATTCGTGTCCTTACCTCTTGCCATCCACACAAGGGGGGCTTGGTCAGTGATCAGGGTGAACTTCCTCCCGAGGAGGTAATACTTGAGGGTGTCCAGTGCCCACTTCACGGCGAGGCACTCCTTCTCTTCAATCGAGTATTTGTTCTCCCTCGGGAGGAGTTTCCTGCTGACATACATGATGGGGTGCTCCTCGCCTTCCTGCTCTTGGGAAAAAATGTCCCCTACCCCTGTGTCAGATGCGTCTGTCTGGACCAGGAGGTTTTTTGAGAAGTCCAGGGTGACGAGTACCGGGTGCGAACATAGCGCATCCTTCAYGGTCTGGAATGCCGCCTCTGTGTCCTCCGTCRATCGCACCGTCTGGGGTAGTCGTGCCTTTGTTAAGTCTGTGAGGGGAGAAGCTATAGCGGCAAAGGTAGGTACAAATCTACTGTAGTAGCCTGCTAACCCCAGGAATGACTTCACCTGCCTCTTGGTTCGGGAACTGGCCATCCCCTAATGGCAGCGTTTTTTTTTCTTGGGGTTTCACATTTCCCCTCCCGATCTGATAGCCAAGGTACTCCATCTCGGCGTAGCCCAGTTTGCATTTGTGGGGGTTCGTGGTCAGACCTGCATGCCTTAGCGCATCCACCACGGCCTGTAACCTACAAAGATGTGACTCCTAACTGTCACTGTGCACAATTATGTCATCCAGATAAGCAGCTGCGTACTCACTGTGCGGCCGCAGGACGCGGTCCATGAGTCGCTGAAAGGTTGCTGGTGACCCGTGGAGCCCGAAAGGCAGAACCCGGTAGTGGTATAGCCCCCTCCCCCCGGGATGGAGAAGGCAGTCTTCTCCCGGGAGGCCGCTGCCAGTGGCACCTGCCAGTACCCCTTCATCAGGTCCAAGGTGCTGGCATATCTTGCCATCCCCAAGCGGTCGATCAGTTCGTCCCCCTGGGGGATGGGGTAGGCATCGAACTTACTGACCTCGTTCAGGCCCCGGAAGTCATTACAGAAGGGGATGGTTCCGTCCAGCTTCGGAACCAGCACTATGGGGCTAGACCACTCACTGTGtgactcctccagtacccccatttCTATCKTTGTTGCCACTTCCCGCTGGACTGCCACCCTCCGGGCTTCTAGTATCCGGTATGGCCGTTTACGCACATTTTCTCCTGGACAGGTGTGGATATGATGTTCCACGAGATCCGTACGCCCCGGCACCTCGGACCAACTCTCTGAGCTCTTGTCGGTGGGTCGGGCTGAGGTCTTCCCCCATTGCAACTTCGACCGAGGGCGGGCCCTGCTGTGGCCGGGTCCACGTTACGCACAGTGCCTCGCGTGCGTTCCATTTCTTCAGTCAATTCACATGGTAAAGCTGGAGGGGTTTTCTCCATCCCGGTTGGCTGACCTTATAGTTTATGTCGCCTACCCGCTCAACGATGTCGTAGGGTCCATGCCACGTAGCCAGGAATTTACTCTCTGTTGTAGGGATCAGCACCAAGATCTTCTCACCTGGTTGGAACTCTCGTGGTTGGGCCCCCCGGTTGTAAACACGCTCCTGGGCACGTTGCGCCTGGGCCATGTGCTCCCTCACCACTGGCCAAATCGctgtcaacctctccctcatctcctccgcATGTTCTACTACGCTGCGAAGGGGGGTTGGCTGTTCTTCCCAGACCTCCTTGGCTAGGTCCAGCAGCCCGCGGGGCCGACGGCCATACAGGAGCTCAAAGGGGGAGAACCCCGTGGATGCTTYGGGTACCTRGCGCACTGAAAACATCAGGTGGGGCAGCAGCTGGTCCCagttcctcccgtctctctcaATGACCTTCTTCAGCATCTGTTTTAAGGTCTTGTTGAAGCGTTCCACCAGCCCGTCCGTTTGTGGATGGTACACACTGGTCCTCACCTGTTTTATTCGTAACAGATTGCAGACATCTTTCATCACKTGAGACATGAACGCGGTGCCCTGGTCCGTCAGGATTTCCTGCGGAATACCCACCCGGCTAAATAAATGGAAGAGCTCCCGTGCGATACCTTTTGCTGCCGCCGTGCGTAGCGGGATTGCCTCAGGATTCCAGGTGGCgtaatccacaatgaccaggatgtATTGGTGTCCCCTTGCGGTCTTCACCAACGGACCCACCAGATCCATTGCCACCTGCTCGAATGGCACTCCTATAATGGGCAAAGGAACCAAAGGGTTTCGATAATTCACCCTTGGAGCTGTGATCTGGCACTCCGGGCAACTATTGCAGTAGTCCTCCACGGCGRGCTCGACTCCGGGCCAGTGGAACCAGTTCCCGATRTGCTCCCTGGTTTTCTCCATCCCCAGGTGTGCCCCAAGCAGGTGGGTGTGGTKAAGCTGCAACACAGTCCTAACATACTGGCTGGGTATGAGTAAKAAGTKTTTTGTCTCCCCATTATGCTTTACTACCTGATACAATAAATMATGCTTGATTGCGAAGTGGGGGTAGCGTCAATCACTTACCCCAGGTAACAGTACGCCTTCCACCGCAATCACCTGGCCCCTAGTGTTCTGGAGATTGGGGTCTTCTAACTGGGCCYTCCCGAACTGACCCGTGAGGATTCCAGTGTTGGGAGGTCCGTTTAGGGCCTCCACCTCCATAAAGGGGAGCCTGAGGTCTTCCTCGCACGGTGGCTCGCTTGCCGGAGCGGGGTCGTCTCCCTCCTCCGGGTCCGACTCGTGCCCAGTGGACACCTCTCGTTGCAGCGGTTGGGTTGCACCGGCCACCGTCCTTTTTCATTTTCTTCCTACCTCCCGTGCTCGCCTCCCCAGGTTCCTCCTCCACAGGGCCTGGAAGAGAGGGCAGTCTCGACCGAGGAGAATGGACACGGGTAGGTTAGGAACAGCTCCCACGCGCATCTGGCACTTCCCCCTTGGGGTGGTTATCCTACCGGCACCGTTCGGCACCGCACCTCTTCGTGTCCCCGTGTACACAGTGTCCCCCggttcctccttcccctctcYTGTGAGCCACTGCGGGTGGGCCAGGGTCACCATGCTGCCGGAGTCCAGCAGAGCGCTGGTGTCAATGCCATCGATTCGTACAGGAACCATCGGAGGGGCCGTCTCGGTGTGCGCCCAACAGGAGATGACGTCAACTCGCCATCCAGGTTACCCAGAGCTGGGGGATGCTGAGGGCATGGCCTCCTCCCACCGGGACAGCAGAGCAGAGAaaagcagagtagagcagagaagggcaaagtagagtagagcagagcaggggcagagtagagtagagcagagaagggctgagtagagtagagcagagaatggcagagtagagtagagtagagaaggagagtagagtagaacagagcagagtagagtagagcagagaagggcagagtagagtagagcagggcAGAGTAAAGCAGAGAagggcagagtagagtagagcagggcGGGGCAAAGTAGAGCAGGCgagtagagtagagcattgcataGTAAGCAGAGAagggcagagtagagtagagcagggcagggcagagtacagtagagcagggCGGAGTAGAGTATAGCAggtcagagtagagtagagttgggCAGAGTAGGAGCAGGGCAAGAGTAGAGTAGAGCGGAGAGAataaagagtagagtagagcagggcAGAGTAGAGCAGGGCAGGAgggcagggaggcagagaggtagagagagtagagtagagcagggcAGAGTAGAGCAGGGAGAGTAGAGCGGGCAGAGTGAGGTAGAGCAGGGCAGAGTAGAGCAGGGCAGAGTAGAGCAgggaagagtagagtagagccaGGGTCAGCGTAGAGCAGAGTAAGAGCAGGTCAGAGTAGAGAGAGCagggcagagtagagtagagcagagtaggagagagagtagagcagggCAGAGTAGAGCAGgtcagagggagcagagagggcaTAGAGCAGAGCAAGTAGAGCAGGGCAGAGTAGAGCAGGGCAGAGTAGAGCAGGCAGAGTAGAGCagggcagagtagagtagagcagggcAGAGTAGAGCagggcagagtagagcagagcagggcagagtAGAGCAGGTCAGAGTAGAGCAAGAGCAGGGCagaatagagcagagtagagcagagcaggagatagagcagagtagagcagagtagcaGATAGGCAGAGTAGAGCAGGTCAAAGTAGAGTAGAGTCAGAGCAGAGGCAAGAGTCAAATCCTACTCAGAATTTTTCAGCAAAGAGAAAACTTGATTATCgttgatatataaaacatatCCCCACAAAAAACAGTAACTAATTCAAATCTAAACGTAGCAAGACAGACTAATTGTTTAGAAGTATGTTGGGTCAACATTAGAATCACCCAATAAAAATTGGTCACCGGTCAAAGAGTACATTTATGTTCAGAATATACAAATTCAATTTCCAGTCAAGAAATCAGTCTCTTCAGAAAAAAGTTTAATTTACAAAGAGCCAGTGGAAGTTTTACAGTGCAAATTTACTCAGTAACACTTTGAGGTTCGCAGAACCGCAGTTTTAACAACAGTGCTAAAATGACAATTATAGCTGTAAATATGAATAAGacgacaggcagagagaggctcAGAGAGGCTCTTATGGCATAACAGTTTTTGTAGAGAccgtccgtctgtgtgtgtgatttactGAATATAATCCGACctgaatattgaaaaatattgtgttttcagtATATGAAGAGAtatttaaaggcccagtacagtcaaaaacatgatttgcctgtgttttatatatatttccacactatgaggttggaataatactgtgaaattgtgaaaattatgataaagcccttttagtgtaagagttgtTTGAATAGACCGCCTGagatgtcagcctgttttggtgggacaCACTCAGTCCTAGCAacatttttgcttgagaaattgctcatgctaagaaggtatttttgtttctttttgacaattttatttgaaaacaatcacagtaagttacttaattatttcccagaaattatttgatattgagacaaaaatggctgcattggaacATTCATAATCATGTCTGTTGAATTAGTGGATGGGGTGATGTTTCACTTCTCAGGCCACTCTTATTACTAGTGAGGGCTGAGGATTGTACTTGCATACCGTGTGTTTTCTAAAGAAGATAAATAGTTTTCGTAATTACAGTGATTTCCCTGAGGAAATTATATGTGGAGCTCAGCTCTGGGAAATTATGGCAAATGTTGCTAAACCATTCTAATGTTCACGCTGCTCTCTCAAATCTCTTCACAACACCTTCATACAGTTTCATAAAGAGTGCTTGGTCTAACCACATATCTACCGGGTTCAACCTCCATCTCTTTAAGTCCCTTTTTAAAATAACTGAACACAACGGCTAATCGACTTTGTTGACATCATGACATTTAGTACTGCATGTACATGTGGAATGATTCAGTGTAaacattctcctcctcctcagtcctCTGATTTCTACATGAACTCTCCAGGCCCTGTCTGGCATGACGTACATAGGACATATACATGTAACTTCAGCATCACAGCTTAGGGTTCGTTTCAAAACACTCGACAGCCTACGCTGAATGACAGCACCTCTTGTCTGTGCTGCTAGCTTGTCCTTATGTAACTGTAGGCAACCAGATGGTASacagctctttctctctctctctctccctctctctgctatgTATAATACACMATCCAGGAGGATTGGCTGAAGAGTCACGATGTGCCATCATGTCTGCATGTCTtttaaaacagctcttacactaaaagggcattataatcATTTtcacaacctcatagtgtggatatatatataaagcacaggtaaatctagtttttgactgcactggacctttaaccctatcctgtgtgtgtaggtggatggTGAAGATGTAACAGAGGTGGTTCGGAACCAAGGAACcatgtgatgagtaaccttgcctgagacctgaagacctGTGTTAGCTCCCCAAGCTAATACCTAGGCTTTACCTAAGCGGGCTAACAGTGTTGTGGTGTACAGGAGATCCAGGTTTGAACCCAGTCGGTCACACAGGCCACATCCCGATCCCTGAGTGAGGCTAATGGAACAATATTACACTCTGTGTGTATTCATCCAGCCGTCTGACTCTGGGCAGCGAGGCAGAGAAGCACCTGTGGTTGTGTTTAGTGGCAGTTCAGTGACTGTTTCACAATGTCATAGATGAAATATTTAGTAGTGCCCATGCAGGATGTGTCACAACTGATAGAAGTACGAGATGAGGGTGGGGATACACTTGGGTATACAGTCAAATTCAAACATATGAAACAGGGTTGAGGTTTGAAACCATGATGACGCTGTAACAAGGAGAGAAATTCAGAGCATTATTATGTCCATATTGAAGTACCGTATATTGGATAGTCCAGGGCACTTATGCACTCATTAGAATCTTATTTACTTTGGTGAACCCATCTATGAGAGAAAGTCCTGCTTGCTCTCACAGTCACAGACAAAAAGGTCTTAGGATTGTCAGACAAACAGTTGCCCTGATAATCTCTCTATTGGGAAATAGTCTGGATATTCATCCCTCAGTCTGCCTGTTCTCtgggagaaggagacagacagacacacaaacctcCTTGTTTCCACCCAAGAGCTCCCAGCCAAATCCCCAACACCTGCCACCACCGCAGCATCCTAGAGCAGCGTCAGCATTAGACCCACACAGCCGTGTTGTAGTCAAACAAGGGCAGCATTTTCTCCATTCTggcctcctgtctcctgtctatgTAAAGCCCAGAGAACTGGCCCTGGCTCGTGGGATGTCTCTCCTCAGCCAGCTGGGGACATGGCCGTCCCTTACCCTGTTGCCTTACACCTGCCCAGAATGGGAGGTACAAGCTCCCCTTGGTCTGCTGCTTAGACACTTTCTTGGGCCTCTTAAAGAGCTCGGCCTTCTGGTTCTCAGGGACCATCCAGCCTGGCCTCTCCTTAAGTAGCTTGTCCCTGTCGGGCCTCACACTGCGCAGGAACTTCTTGAAGATATTGGTGGTCAGAGAGACCTTCCTGCAGATCTCCTGGGAGCGGCTGAGACGGAGAGGGTGGGCCGGGGAGTCGGGCCTGTCGGTCCAGCCAAtcatctcctccttctccagctcAGGCAGGTCCAGCCAGTTGCCCACCAGGTCGGCGAAAACGTTGTCCCCCAGCACCAGCGGCTGCCGGTTGCGGCTGTGGCTCATGAGCGAGGAGGTCCAGTCTCTGGAGTCGTCCATGCTGTCCTGGGAGTAGTCGCTGTCCAGCGAGGGGCCTTCCCTGGACAGGCTGTAGAGAATGCCAGGGAGATCCACTACCTGGCCTGGGAGAGCCGGCTTATGATGCTCTGGAAACACTTGGCTAAGACGTGGGCCGCAGTACTCCCCCTGTGGGGCGGTGTATCCAGACACTCtgcgggggagagggagaggctggcTCTCAGTCTCTACTGGCTCCAGGCTGGAGGAAGAGGGCGAGGTGCCCAGGCTGCTCTGGTGCCCCCCCCGGCTCTGCTGCTGCTCCTGGCTGGATGTCCTGACCAGGGGGGGCCTCAGGGTCTCATTGTGGCCAAAGCCAATGGTAGCATTGGGGCTGGGGATAGGGCCAGGGCATGTGTCCTCTGCTGGTGGTGGGGCCGCCCTTTGGACAGACCTCCCTGAGATGTCTAGCTGCTCTAGCGCTGTCTGCACCTGTAGAAGCTTGAGTTCCTGAAGAGCCCCCATCATGGAGTTCATCTGAGCATGGAGGCCATCTCCTGCCTCCTTCATAGACACctgtagggagggagagggagaaaaaacaacagggaAATGGCTAGTTAGCTTCACAAAAGGACCCGCAAAACTCATCCATTCAAGCACTTGACCCATAACCCTCTGTCAAACATCAACCATTGTTTTCATTGCCCCTGTACGGTTGAATTTATGTTAGATCACAGCACCTCTTAGGACAAATAAATGCACTCAAGGACAAACCAAAATGTACACATGGTACTAACATATGAATTAATTCTTCCTTTAGTGTTGCTACAGTTAATCGCTCTCTGCACTGTTGCCCTTTTGTGTTTTGAGGCCACACATGGTTTGTTCAGTCACGTGACCCGTTTTGAATGATAGGGCCCCCATCTGCCCTGAATATGTGAGAGGACCCTGTCGCCCAYCAGCTGTAGggaggagctctctctctctctctctatctctgtgccAGCATCCTGTGGGACTGAGCTTACGTCATGTGACCATGTTGTAACTGTTTCCCCTGCAACCAACTAATCCCTGAGGCAACAACCTGACCTCATGTCTTGACTTGTTAAAAATGAAGCCATGCACCCTGACTCACTTTGATATGACTGTTATGTCTTTGGAATTAAGAATACACAGAGACGAATGCAACCTATTAAAAGCAAAGCTGTGTGATCTTACGTCAAATGTAGCTTTACAGAAATAGAAAAAGATTTGCGGATATCCTTTTCAGAATACCATGTTGTATTCGAACATTTGAATAACTCATTGGTATAATGGATAAAATAATGGATAACATTTCAGTAGTCTGATCAACTATGGGTTTTCACTGAACACAGATCTCTCTGAATATAGACAGCTTTCACCCTACAACTCCTCCATTTGGGTAATACAATTTGTCCACCATACCAACAATGTAACATTATATGTGTGCACTTACGAGATTGCTCCAACTCACATTAGAATGKAAACATCGAAACAAGCTAGATAAAGTGCTGTTCAATACAATGACATATAGAAAACCTCTGGTCTGTCAATGTTCTTGAAACTTTTACAGGGCAGACACATCAACATTCAACTTTATATCAATGAaatatttcaatttaaggggctttactggcatggaaaacatatgtttacattgcctagCATATCTCCCTCCATACGTCCTAGATCATCAATCTATCCATGAGTCTTAGATCCTAATAAATCAACTTACCTTGTTATAACTTTCCCAGAagtctttccctttctcttttctcctctctgttggcTGCTCTGTCAGTCCGTCTCTGCTCCCCTCTTTCTCACCTTTCAAACAGCCCTTCCTGTCAGCCCCTATATGAAGCCCCTGCCAATCAGGGCCAGTGCCTGTCCTggtagccaatcagctgtgtgtcTAGACTTCGTTAATCCCTAACTGTGGGGGTGGGTTCACTCAAGCACACATTGATTGACAAAGACCGGGTGAGAGTCAGCAGCAGTGGAAGTGGTTTTTGGGGTAACAGCAGGGTAAGTTCGGGTGTGAGGGTCGTTATGGGGCCTtgccatatgttttttttttttacctttatttaactaggcaagtcagttgaaaacaaattcttatttaccttggccaaaccctcccctaacccggacgacgctgggccaattgtgcgccgccctatggcactcccgatcacgaccggttgtgatttagctcgggatcgaaccagggtctgtattgatgcctctagcactgagatgcagtgccttattcCATCTAGacgtggcgcagcggtctaaattATTGAAGAACGGGACGTGGGTGGGTGTCATAAGTCACAAGGTCAGTGGTACTGTATCTGGGTACCATTAGTGCCTAGTGGGAAAGCGTTGGATCCTGTTTTACAGTAACTAACACAGTAGCATATGACAGACAGGAGAGTATCACCAGCAGTGATTGAGAGGTGAATATAATAATCTGCAAGTTTGTCCGAGTGTATGACTGTTGTATGTAACGACTATCTAACGACATGTTACATGTAACAGCGAGTCAAATGTAACAACATGttaataacatgttataatgCTTCATATGTAAAGAGCCCTCATGAATCATATTGAAAATACTTTTTCATATTGAAAGAGTAACTCAAGATAATCTGCATGAAAAATAATCTGTTGAATTTTGTAATTTGTCTGAGGCAAGAGCCACTGCACTGACAAACCCTAAACTAGCCTTTCAGTCCCGCATATTCAAACAAAAATCATTACACATGAAGAAGCACTTGAAAAGGTCTCATAGAAGATGTCATTTTAATCCATACGCAGCTCAGCT
Coding sequences within:
- the LOC111978417 gene encoding PAK4-inhibitor INKA2-like isoform X2, translated to MDTCLRRLKQELVSMKEAGDGLHAQMNSMMGALQELKLLQVQTALEQLDISGRSVQRAAPPPAEDTCPGPIPSPNATIGFGHNETLRPPLVRTSSQEQQQSRGGHQSSLGTSPSSSSLEPVETESQPLPLPRRVSGYTAPQGEYCGPRLSQVFPEHHKPALPGQVVDLPGILYSLSREGPSLDSDYSQDSMDDSRDWTSSLMSHSRNRQPLVLGDNVFADLVGNWLDLPELEKEEMIGWTDRPDSPAHPLRLSRSQEICRKVSLTTNIFKKFLRSVRPDRDKLLKERPGWMVPENQKAELFKRPKKVSKQQTKGSLYLPFWAGVRQQGKGRPCPQLAEERHPTSQGQFSGLYIDRRQEARMEKMLPLFDYNTAVWV
- the LOC111978417 gene encoding PAK4-inhibitor INKA2-like isoform X1; translated protein: MYFLQTVVHASGRHEREEMVSMKEAGDGLHAQMNSMMGALQELKLLQVQTALEQLDISGRSVQRAAPPPAEDTCPGPIPSPNATIGFGHNETLRPPLVRTSSQEQQQSRGGHQSSLGTSPSSSSLEPVETESQPLPLPRRVSGYTAPQGEYCGPRLSQVFPEHHKPALPGQVVDLPGILYSLSREGPSLDSDYSQDSMDDSRDWTSSLMSHSRNRQPLVLGDNVFADLVGNWLDLPELEKEEMIGWTDRPDSPAHPLRLSRSQEICRKVSLTTNIFKKFLRSVRPDRDKLLKERPGWMVPENQKAELFKRPKKVSKQQTKGSLYLPFWAGVRQQGKGRPCPQLAEERHPTSQGQFSGLYIDRRQEARMEKMLPLFDYNTAVWV